The genomic region GGCCCCGACGGCGCGGCGGTCGCGGTGAAGCTCATGTCGGCCTCGGCCAGCGATCTGATGGGCAAAGAGGCCCAGGTCCGCTTCAACCGCGAGTGCTCCATCACCGCGGGCCTTCGCCACCGTCACGTGGTGTCGGTCCTGGACGGAGGCGTCGACGACGCCCTCGGCGTCGGCTACCTCGCGATGGAGCTCATGCGCGGCGAGGACCTCGAGAAGACCCTCGCGCGCACGGGCCCGCTGCCGGCCCCCGTGGCCGCGCGCATCGTCGCCGATGCGGCCCGCGGCATGGCGGCGGCGCACGCCCTCGGGATCGTGCACCGCGACCTCAAGCCCGCGAACATCTTCCTCGACGTGGAGGGCAACGCCGTCGTCGTGAAGGTCTGCGATTTTGGCATCTCGAAGCTCGTCGACTCCGGCGTTTCGGAGGTCACCTCCACCCGATCGGCGCTCGGCTCGCCCCTCTACATGTCTCCAGAACAGCTCCTGTCGCCGAAGCTCGTGGACCACAGGGCCGACGTGTGGGGGCTCGGCATGGTGCTCTACTACGCGCTGAACGGGGCTCCCGCCTTCCCTCGGAACGTCAGCCTCCCCGCCCTGGCGATCGCGCTCACGAGCAACGGCGTCCCTGCGCTCCGCGACACGGCGCCGTGGGTGTCCGAGGCGCTGGCCGCGGTGGTCCACAGGGCGCTCGCGCGCGATCTTGGGACCCGCTTCGCAGACGCCGCTCAGTTGGCCGCCGAGCTCGAGCCGCTCGCGGGCCCGCCCATCCTCAGGTCGGACCAGCTCGTGGCCCTCTCTGTCCACACACGCGCGGCCGTGGCGCGCGTCGACGAGGCGCCGTCGAGCGAGCACGCGCCGCTCTCCGTGGGGTACACGGGCCGAACCGTCGGCGGTCGCTACGACCTCGGGGCGGAGCTCCGCGCGCTGCCTCACGGCACGCTGTACGCCGCGCGGCGCGGCCGCACCCCGTGCGAGGTCGCCCTCTTCGATGGCGCGACCGGCCCCCGCGCGGAGGCGCGCAGGGCGCGCGCGCGCGCCCTGCGGGAGGTGCAGAGCTCACTGTCGCTCGGCGTGCTCGACGTCGGCGTCGACGGCGATCAGACCTTCGTCGCCACCGAGGCGAGCGCTGACGTGACCCTCGCCGCGCGCCTCGCGCAGGGGCCGCTCGAGCTCGCCGCCGCGTACAAGGTCTTCTCCGCGGTCGCCGCTGCGCTCGCGCCGCTCCACGCCCGCGGGCTCGTGCATGGCCACGTGAGCCCCGAGGTCGTCTACCTCGGGGCAGGGGCGACGGCGCGCCTCGGTGGGCTCTTCCACGCCGAGCCGGCCGTCATCGCGGGAGACGAGGCCGAGGGCGTGCAGCTCGCGGACGCGCCGCCGGAGCCCGCGGCCCGCTGCATGTCGCCCGAGCAGGCGCGGCGGGCCGTCGTGCTCACCCCCGCCACCGACGTGTGGAGCTTCTCGGTGACGCTGCTCGAGGCGCTGTCGGGGAAGAACCCGTACGCCAACGCCCCCAC from Myxococcales bacterium harbors:
- a CDS encoding protein kinase, which translates into the protein MTSGAPPSLVGRTIGGKYSIVKRIAVGSMGEVYGGVGPDGAAVAVKLMSASASDLMGKEAQVRFNRECSITAGLRHRHVVSVLDGGVDDALGVGYLAMELMRGEDLEKTLARTGPLPAPVAARIVADAARGMAAAHALGIVHRDLKPANIFLDVEGNAVVVKVCDFGISKLVDSGVSEVTSTRSALGSPLYMSPEQLLSPKLVDHRADVWGLGMVLYYALNGAPAFPRNVSLPALAIALTSNGVPALRDTAPWVSEALAAVVHRALARDLGTRFADAAQLAAELEPLAGPPILRSDQLVALSVHTRAAVARVDEAPSSEHAPLSVGYTGRTVGGRYDLGAELRALPHGTLYAARRGRTPCEVALFDGATGPRAEARRARARALREVQSSLSLGVLDVGVDGDQTFVATEASADVTLAARLAQGPLELAAAYKVFSAVAAALAPLHARGLVHGHVSPEVVYLGAGATARLGGLFHAEPAVIAGDEAEGVQLADAPPEPAARCMSPEQARRAVVLTPATDVWSFSVTLLEALSGKNPYANAPTLGTLILMLCTQTLPSTARLKHAPAALREALDRGLARTPAERAPDLRGLTQVLEQLGADDDDPSDMVRGPSTVRALRVEVAPSPESAPVAPSAVPSGKAAPIGLALGIAALFLLVAIGWLLAR